One genomic segment of Rhizorhabdus phycosphaerae includes these proteins:
- a CDS encoding (2Fe-2S)-binding protein, with protein sequence MTRFTVNGQPVHYRMDPSTPLLWALRDASNMTGTKYGCGAGLCGACTVHIDGQAVRSCSVPIGSIEGSFVTTIEALSRDRSHPVQQAWVAENLPQCGYCQPGMIMAAAALLESNASPSDAEIDAAITNICRCGTYPRIRRAIGRAARIMKGEETVAAAPPPGIDPADAARAVPALDSRSTE encoded by the coding sequence ATGACCAGGTTCACCGTCAATGGCCAGCCCGTCCATTACAGGATGGATCCGTCGACCCCGCTGCTGTGGGCGCTGCGCGACGCTTCCAACATGACCGGCACCAAATATGGCTGCGGCGCAGGCCTGTGCGGCGCCTGCACGGTCCATATCGACGGCCAGGCTGTGCGATCGTGCAGCGTGCCGATCGGTTCCATCGAGGGTAGTTTCGTCACCACTATAGAAGCGCTGTCGCGCGACCGCAGCCATCCGGTGCAGCAGGCCTGGGTGGCCGAAAACCTGCCCCAATGCGGCTATTGCCAGCCCGGCATGATCATGGCCGCCGCCGCCTTGCTCGAAAGCAATGCCTCGCCCAGCGATGCCGAGATCGATGCCGCGATCACCAATATCTGCCGCTGCGGCACCTATCCGCGCATTCGCCGCGCGATCGGCCGCGCCGCCAGGATCATGAAGGGCGAAGAGACGGTGGCCGCCGCCCCGCCCCCCGGCATCGATCCGGCCGATGCGGCACGGGCCGTTCCTGCCCTCGACTCAAGGTCCACCGAATAA
- a CDS encoding RcnB family protein, translating into MRKPIILALLAAVALPSMASAQSLREARESQRDVREAQRDLRDAQRYGDRRDVREAREEVRDARQEARGDWRDYRQSHRDVFRRPAYVGPRGYAYRPVAPGYRFAPAYYHSRYVIADPARYRLPRPGGYNRWVRYGNDVVLVNVRTGRVVEVHNRFFW; encoded by the coding sequence ATGCGTAAACCGATCATCCTGGCCCTGCTCGCTGCCGTGGCCTTGCCGTCGATGGCGTCGGCCCAGTCGCTGCGCGAAGCCCGCGAGAGCCAGCGCGACGTTCGCGAGGCCCAGCGCGACCTGCGCGATGCGCAGCGTTATGGCGACCGTCGCGACGTGCGCGAAGCCCGCGAAGAGGTCCGCGATGCGCGCCAGGAGGCCCGCGGCGATTGGCGCGACTATCGTCAGTCACATCGCGATGTCTTCCGTCGTCCGGCCTATGTCGGCCCGCGCGGCTATGCCTATCGCCCGGTGGCTCCCGGCTACCGTTTCGCGCCGGCTTATTACCACTCGCGCTACGTGATCGCCGATCCTGCGCGCTACCGTCTGCCCCGCCCGGGCGGCTACAACCGCTGGGTCCGCTACGGCAATGACGTGGTCCTGGTGAACGTCCGGACCGGTCGCGTGGTCGAAGTCCACAACCGCTTCTTCTGGTAA
- a CDS encoding DUF885 domain-containing protein, producing the protein MILRLPLLAASAIATTLFATAVPVVAAAAPVATPASASEPVSEEDKELLELFRQSDEASLRRNPLNGLFRGDMRYADRLGDYVSDAYMAAEKIAVESDLGALAEIDRSKLNPTNQIAYDVFKWQSELNLKGFAPDLLATTVVQPVDHFQGFHTFYPSLASGEGAAPFKTVADYENNLKRHRDYVVMVDRWIERFRQGMAAGVVEPKLIVNNMIEQIDAQIAQGVEGSIFYGPVKSFPADISSADQQRLRAETAAVIRDGIIPAYKRFGNFLKTEYLPAARDSVGLVGLKGGDRLYAHLIEVHTTLPLKAEDVHQLGLQEVARITAEMEKIKTQVGFKGSLAEFFVYLREDPKFQPKNAEWLRDEYFRIGKRVDQRIPEQFTLLPKSPLEIKAVEPYREKSEAGGSYQSGTPDGSRPGIFYFNTYDLKSRTTPGMETLYLHEAVPGHHFQISLAQENEALPAFMRFGGNTAFVEGWALYAETLWKDLGMETDPYQRFGGLSDEMLRAMRLVVDTGIHAKGWSRDQAIQYMLTHSNIGRTDATAEVERYIAIPGQALAYKIGALTILRLKDKARKELGDRFDPRAFHAQALDTGALPMTVLEAKIDDWIQRTRAGH; encoded by the coding sequence ATGATTCTCCGCCTTCCCCTGCTGGCCGCTTCGGCTATCGCAACGACCCTTTTTGCTACGGCGGTGCCCGTCGTGGCCGCAGCAGCCCCCGTCGCAACCCCCGCCTCTGCCTCAGAGCCCGTTTCCGAAGAGGACAAGGAATTGCTTGAGCTGTTCCGCCAGAGCGACGAAGCCTCGCTGCGCCGCAATCCTCTCAACGGGCTGTTTCGCGGCGACATGCGCTACGCTGATCGCCTGGGCGACTATGTCAGCGATGCCTATATGGCTGCGGAGAAGATTGCGGTCGAATCCGACCTGGGCGCACTGGCAGAGATCGATCGCTCGAAGCTCAATCCTACCAATCAGATCGCCTATGACGTGTTCAAATGGCAGAGCGAACTGAACCTCAAGGGCTTCGCCCCCGATCTGCTCGCCACCACCGTGGTCCAGCCGGTCGACCATTTCCAGGGCTTTCACACCTTCTATCCCAGCCTGGCCTCGGGCGAGGGTGCCGCGCCGTTCAAAACGGTCGCCGATTATGAGAACAACCTGAAGCGTCATCGCGATTATGTCGTGATGGTCGACCGCTGGATCGAGCGCTTCCGCCAGGGCATGGCGGCAGGGGTGGTCGAACCGAAGCTGATCGTGAACAACATGATCGAGCAAATCGACGCCCAGATCGCCCAGGGCGTAGAAGGCTCCATCTTCTATGGACCGGTGAAGAGCTTTCCAGCCGACATTTCGTCAGCGGACCAACAGCGACTTCGGGCCGAAACAGCCGCGGTCATCCGGGACGGCATTATTCCTGCCTACAAGCGCTTCGGCAATTTCCTGAAGACCGAATATCTGCCGGCAGCGCGCGACAGCGTCGGGCTTGTGGGCCTGAAAGGCGGCGACCGCCTCTACGCTCATCTGATCGAGGTGCACACCACGCTGCCGCTCAAAGCCGAGGATGTCCATCAGTTGGGGCTCCAGGAGGTCGCGCGCATCACGGCGGAAATGGAGAAGATCAAGACGCAGGTCGGCTTCAAGGGAAGCCTTGCGGAGTTCTTCGTCTATTTGCGCGAAGATCCGAAATTCCAGCCGAAGAACGCGGAATGGCTGCGCGACGAATATTTCCGCATCGGCAAGCGCGTCGACCAGCGCATTCCGGAGCAGTTCACGCTGCTGCCCAAGAGTCCGCTGGAGATCAAGGCAGTCGAGCCCTATCGCGAGAAGTCCGAGGCCGGAGGCAGCTATCAGTCGGGAACTCCCGACGGCAGCCGCCCCGGCATCTTCTATTTCAACACCTATGACCTGAAGTCGCGCACGACCCCTGGCATGGAGACGCTGTACCTCCACGAGGCGGTACCGGGCCATCATTTCCAGATCAGCCTCGCGCAGGAGAATGAGGCGCTGCCGGCCTTCATGCGTTTCGGCGGCAACACCGCCTTCGTCGAGGGCTGGGCGCTCTATGCCGAGACGCTGTGGAAGGATCTCGGCATGGAGACCGACCCCTATCAGCGCTTCGGCGGCCTGTCGGACGAAATGCTGCGCGCGATGCGGCTCGTCGTCGATACGGGCATCCACGCCAAGGGCTGGAGCCGCGACCAGGCGATCCAATATATGCTGACGCATTCTAATATCGGCCGCACCGATGCAACGGCCGAAGTCGAGCGCTATATCGCCATTCCGGGTCAGGCGCTCGCCTACAAGATCGGCGCGCTCACGATCCTTCGCCTCAAGGACAAGGCGCGCAAGGAACTGGGCGATCGCTTTGACCCGCGTGCCTTCCATGCCCAGGCGCTCGACACCGGCGCCCTGCCGATGACGGTGCTCGAAGCGAAGATCGACGACTGGATCCAGCGGACCCGCGCGGGACACTGA
- a CDS encoding FKBP-type peptidyl-prolyl cis-trans isomerase, with amino-acid sequence MSEVTAVPLRPIAKGSLTKLWVGIAAVVALAVGAAYVSTQSQVVMAMTPEEFLASNRGGNVVETASGLQYRVLEEGSGRKPTVNDLVLVDFEGKLPNGDVFESSARHGGPSPMPLQGMIAGWTEGLQLMNSGAKYRFWMKPELAFGPGGIPGKVPPNSIVVFDVKMKEVLSPETLGMGGMMPPGHGGM; translated from the coding sequence ATGTCGGAAGTAACCGCCGTCCCCCTTCGTCCGATCGCGAAGGGATCGCTTACCAAATTGTGGGTAGGCATCGCGGCGGTCGTCGCTCTCGCCGTGGGTGCTGCCTATGTCAGCACCCAGAGCCAGGTCGTCATGGCGATGACCCCGGAAGAGTTCCTCGCATCGAATCGCGGCGGCAATGTCGTCGAGACGGCATCGGGGCTGCAATATCGCGTCCTCGAGGAAGGCAGCGGCCGCAAGCCCACCGTGAACGACCTCGTGCTGGTCGATTTCGAAGGCAAGCTCCCCAATGGCGATGTGTTCGAATCGAGCGCGCGCCATGGTGGCCCGTCGCCGATGCCGCTCCAGGGTATGATTGCCGGCTGGACCGAAGGGCTTCAGCTGATGAACAGCGGCGCCAAATATCGTTTCTGGATGAAGCCGGAACTGGCTTTCGGTCCCGGTGGCATTCCCGGCAAGGTTCCGCCGAACTCGATCGTCGTCTTCGACGTCAAGATGAAGGAAGTGCTTTCGCCCGAGACCCTCGGCATGGGCGGCATGATGCCCCCCGGCCATGGTGGCATGTGA
- the rpsU gene encoding 30S ribosomal protein S21 — MQIIVRDNNVDQALRALKKKLQREGVYREMKLRRHYEKPSEKRARERAAAIRRARKLERKRMERDGVR; from the coding sequence ATGCAGATCATCGTTCGCGACAACAATGTCGATCAGGCCCTTCGCGCGCTCAAGAAGAAGCTGCAGCGTGAGGGCGTGTATCGCGAGATGAAGCTGCGTCGTCACTACGAGAAGCCGTCCGAGAAGCGCGCCCGCGAGCGCGCCGCTGCAATCCGCCGCGCCCGCAAGCTGGAGCGCAAGCGGATGGAGCGTGACGGCGTTCGGTAA
- a CDS encoding RcnB family protein: protein MRSVSRMMTGLLLGSALVLPSLAAAQEAPAPRPRASQGDMRGAMMNADSRREAMERYRASQRDAGQPRPAPSPPARDGSRDDRRPTPAAPERQAPRPAAGTTAPASPDRNWSTDRRTWDRSGDRNWSTDRERWGGANGRPTPPPPGNGDDRRDRDGDRRNWEGRDRDGRDRDGRGWDGRGGDRLDQNRRDRDREWQDRNDRGWDRADRNRDGRSWDRNDGRPHDRRWDNSWRNDRRYDWRGYRDSHRNVYRLPRYVAPRAGFSYRRWSPGYRFDPWFYGSSYWIGNPWQYRLPPAYGDYRWVRYYDDAVLVDLRSGEIVDILYDFFF, encoded by the coding sequence ATGCGTAGCGTTTCGCGGATGATGACCGGCCTTTTGCTCGGTTCCGCACTGGTCCTGCCTTCCCTCGCCGCCGCCCAGGAAGCGCCGGCTCCTCGCCCGCGTGCCAGCCAGGGCGACATGCGCGGCGCGATGATGAATGCGGACAGCCGCCGCGAGGCGATGGAGCGCTATCGCGCTTCGCAGCGGGACGCCGGGCAGCCCCGCCCTGCCCCCTCTCCCCCTGCCCGCGACGGGAGTCGCGACGACCGTCGCCCGACGCCTGCGGCCCCGGAGAGGCAGGCGCCCCGCCCTGCGGCGGGAACGACGGCGCCCGCCTCGCCCGACCGCAATTGGTCTACCGATCGCCGCACCTGGGACCGGAGCGGCGACCGCAACTGGTCGACCGATCGCGAGCGCTGGGGTGGCGCCAACGGTCGCCCGACGCCGCCTCCGCCCGGCAATGGTGACGACCGCCGCGACCGCGACGGGGATCGCCGAAACTGGGAAGGGCGCGACCGGGACGGGCGTGATCGGGATGGCCGAGGCTGGGATGGACGCGGCGGCGATCGCCTCGATCAGAATCGCCGCGACCGCGACCGGGAATGGCAGGATAGGAACGACCGCGGGTGGGATCGTGCAGACCGCAATCGCGATGGCCGGTCGTGGGACAGGAATGACGGACGCCCCCACGACCGCCGCTGGGACAATAGCTGGCGCAACGACCGCCGCTACGACTGGCGCGGTTATCGCGACAGCCACCGCAATGTCTATCGCCTGCCGCGCTACGTCGCCCCCCGTGCCGGCTTCAGCTATCGGCGCTGGTCGCCCGGATACCGCTTCGATCCCTGGTTCTACGGATCGAGCTACTGGATCGGCAATCCTTGGCAATATCGACTGCCGCCCGCCTACGGCGATTATCGCTGGGTCCGCTATTATGACGACGCGGTCCTCGTCGACCTTCGTTCCGGCGAGATCGTCGATATCCTGTACGATTTCTTCTTCTGA